A single window of Mycobacterium sp. ITM-2016-00318 DNA harbors:
- the typA gene encoding translational GTPase TypA, translating to MEFRNVAIVAHVDHGKTTLVDAMLRQSGALTHRGDDAIERLMDSGDLEKEKGITILAKNTAVHRKNPDGSMTVINVIDTPGHADFGGEVERGLSMVDGVLLLVDASEGPLPQTRFVLRKALGAHLPVILVVNKTDRPDARIADVVSESHDLLLDVASDLDEEAQKAAENALGLPTLYASGRAGIASTTEPANGENPDGENLDPLFDVLLEHIPPPEGDPEAPLQALVTNLDASAFLGRLALIRIYKGRIRKGQQVAWMREVDGHPVITNAKITELLVTEGVDRTSTDEAIAGDIVAVAGLPEIMIGDTLADPEHAHALPRITVDEPAISVTIGTNTSPLAGKVKGHKLTARMVKSRLDSELVGNVSIKVVDIDRPDAWEVQGRGELALAVLVEQMRREGFELTVGKPQVVTRTIDGKLHEPFEAMTIDCPEEFVGAITQLMAARKGRMEEMTNHAAGWVRMDFIVPSRGLIGFRTDFLTLTRGTGIANAVFDGYRPWAGEIRARHTGSLVSDRSGSITPFAMIQLADRGQFFVEPGEDTYEGQVVGINPRAEDLDVNVTREKKLTNMRSSTADVMETLARPLDLGLEQAMEFCAEDECVEVTPEVVRVRKAELNATTRGRNRARAKARG from the coding sequence GTGGAATTTCGCAACGTCGCCATCGTGGCACACGTCGACCATGGGAAGACGACCCTCGTCGACGCGATGCTGCGGCAGTCGGGCGCGCTGACGCATCGGGGTGATGACGCGATCGAACGCCTGATGGACTCCGGTGACCTGGAGAAGGAAAAGGGCATCACGATCCTGGCGAAGAACACCGCCGTGCATCGCAAAAACCCCGACGGCAGCATGACGGTCATCAACGTCATAGACACCCCGGGGCACGCCGACTTCGGCGGCGAGGTCGAACGCGGGCTGTCGATGGTCGACGGCGTGCTGCTGCTGGTCGACGCGTCCGAGGGGCCGCTGCCGCAGACTCGCTTCGTGCTGCGCAAGGCGCTGGGCGCGCACCTTCCGGTGATCCTGGTGGTCAACAAGACCGACCGACCCGACGCCCGCATCGCCGACGTCGTGTCGGAAAGTCACGATCTGCTGCTCGACGTCGCATCCGATCTGGACGAGGAGGCTCAGAAGGCGGCGGAGAACGCGCTCGGATTGCCGACGCTGTACGCGTCGGGCCGGGCCGGGATCGCGAGCACAACCGAACCCGCCAACGGGGAGAATCCCGACGGCGAGAACCTCGATCCGCTGTTCGACGTTCTGCTGGAGCACATCCCGCCGCCGGAGGGCGACCCCGAGGCGCCGCTTCAGGCGCTGGTGACCAACCTCGACGCGTCGGCGTTCCTCGGCAGGCTCGCGCTGATCCGCATCTACAAGGGCCGGATACGCAAGGGTCAGCAGGTCGCGTGGATGCGCGAGGTGGATGGCCACCCGGTCATCACGAACGCCAAGATCACCGAACTGCTCGTCACCGAGGGTGTGGACCGGACGTCGACCGACGAGGCCATCGCCGGTGACATCGTCGCCGTCGCCGGCCTGCCGGAAATCATGATCGGCGACACCCTGGCCGATCCCGAACACGCGCACGCGCTTCCGCGGATCACTGTCGACGAGCCCGCGATCTCCGTCACGATCGGCACCAACACCTCGCCGCTCGCGGGCAAGGTGAAGGGACACAAGCTGACCGCCCGAATGGTGAAGTCGCGCTTGGACAGTGAGCTCGTCGGCAATGTGTCGATAAAGGTCGTCGACATCGACCGGCCCGACGCCTGGGAGGTGCAGGGCCGCGGAGAGCTGGCGCTGGCCGTCCTTGTCGAACAGATGCGTCGCGAGGGCTTCGAGCTGACGGTCGGTAAGCCACAGGTCGTCACGCGCACGATCGACGGCAAGCTGCACGAGCCGTTCGAAGCGATGACCATCGACTGCCCGGAGGAGTTCGTCGGCGCGATCACGCAGTTGATGGCGGCGCGCAAGGGCCGGATGGAGGAGATGACGAACCACGCGGCGGGTTGGGTGCGAATGGACTTCATCGTGCCGAGCCGCGGGCTGATCGGCTTCCGCACCGACTTCCTGACGTTGACCCGCGGCACGGGTATCGCGAACGCGGTGTTCGACGGGTACCGCCCGTGGGCGGGGGAGATCCGGGCGAGGCACACGGGATCGCTGGTGTCCGACCGGTCGGGCTCCATCACACCGTTCGCGATGATCCAGTTGGCCGACCGCGGGCAGTTCTTCGTCGAGCCGGGCGAGGACACCTACGAGGGTCAGGTCGTCGGCATCAATCCGCGTGCCGAGGATCTCGACGTCAACGTGACGCGTGAGAAGAAGCTGACCAACATGCGGTCATCGACCGCCGATGTCATGGAGACACTTGCCCGTCCGCTGGACCTCGGACTCGAGCAGGCGATGGAGTTCTGCGCGGAGGACGAGTGCGTGGAAGTCACGCCCGAGGTAGTGCGGGTACGCAAGGCGGAACTGAACGCGACCACCCGCGGCCGTAACCGGGCGCGGGCGAAAGCGCGCGGATAG